A region of Phocoena phocoena chromosome 17, mPhoPho1.1, whole genome shotgun sequence DNA encodes the following proteins:
- the EBAG9 gene encoding receptor-binding cancer antigen expressed on SiSo cells, with product MAITQFRLFKVCTCLATVFSFLKRLICRSGRGRKLSGDQITLPTTVDYSSVPKQTDVEEWTSWDEDAPTSVKIEGGNGNVATQQNALEQLEPDYFKDMTPTIRKTQKIIIKKREPLNFGIPDGSTGFSSRLAATQDMPFIHQSPELGDLDTWQENTNAWEEEEDAAWQAEEVLRQQKIADREKRAAEQQRKKMEKEAQRLMKKEQNKIGVKLS from the exons ATGGCTATCACACAGTTTCGGTTATTTAAAGTTTGTACCTGCCTAGCAACAGTATTCTCATTCCTAAAGAGATTAATATGCAG atcTGGCAGAGGACGGAAATTAAGTGGAGACCAAATAACTTTGCCAACTACAGTTGATTATTCATCCGTTCCTAagcag ACAGATGTTGAAGAGTGGACTTCCTGGGATGAAGATGCACCCACAAGTGTAAAGATTGAAGGAGGGAATGGGAATGTGGCAACACAGCAAAATGCTTTAGAACAACTGGAACCTGACTATTTTAAGGACATGACACCAACTATAAGGAAAACCCAGAAA ATCATTATTAAGAAGAGAGAACCATTAAATTTTGGCATCCCAGATGGTAGCACAGGTTTCTCTAGTAGACTAGCAGCTACACAAGATATGCCTTTTATTCATCAATCT cCTGAATTAGGTGACTTGGATACCTGGCAGGAAAATACCAATGcatgggaagaagaagaagatgcgGCCTGGCAAGCCGAAGAAGTTCTGAG GCAGCAGAAGATagcagacagagaaaagagagcagcagaacaacaaaggaagaaaatggaaaaggaggcACAGCGGCTAATgaagaaggaacaaaacaaaattggTGTGAAACTTTCATAA